A DNA window from Helianthus annuus cultivar XRQ/B chromosome 15, HanXRQr2.0-SUNRISE, whole genome shotgun sequence contains the following coding sequences:
- the LOC110911995 gene encoding transcription factor FAMA — translation MEKDDNNYSGGFLGVEFNGHDHLHQNGNQMVDYLLNNPLQHLPNSGGFGSSNSLDKLSFADVMQFADLGQKLSLNQSKTCHGQDEDEQTGIDPVYFLKFPVLNEDHQSLLTPLGDAENKEATRVYEGAPVGIDQYVGEDVLKTLVVEGKNKRKRTRTIKTSEEVESQRMTHIAVERNRRKQMNQHLRVLRSLMPGSYVQRGDQASIIGGAIEFVRELEQLLQCLESQKRRRLYGDTPRVVGDSSSALLPVMQQSPPVAMFYTPPDDQMKEDTAECKSDVADVEVRLLGFDAMIKILCSRRPGQLIKTIAALEDLQFDILHTNVTTIEQTVLYSFNVKVASEARSSAEEIANSVQQIIGFVHAITTT, via the exons ATGGAGAAAGACGATAACAACTACTCG GGAGGTTTTCTAGGGGTTGAGTTTAATGGTCATGATCATCTTCATCAGAATGGGAATCAAATGGTTGATTACTTGCTCAACAATCCATTACAACACCTACCTAATTCGGGGGGTTTTGGTAGCTCGAATTCGTTAGACAAGTTGAGCTTTGCAGATGTGATGCAGTTTGCAGATCTTGGACAAAAGTTGTCTTTGAATCAAAGCAAAACATGTCATggacaagatgaagatgaacagACTGGGATAGATCCGGTGTACTTCTTGAAGTTCCCGGTTTTGAACGAAGATCATCAGTCTTTATTGACTCCTCTTGGAGACGCCGAAAACAAGGAAGCAACTAGGGTTTATGAAGGAGCGCCTGTTGGAATTGATCAATATGTTGGTGAAGATGTTCTTAAAACCCTAGTTGTTGAAGGGAAGAACAAGAGAAAGAGAACAAGAACTATAAAGACTAGTGAAGAAGTTGAGAGCCAAAGAATGACTCATATCGCGGTTGAAAGAAACCGAAGGAAGCAAATGAACCAACATTTACGTGTGCTACGGTCTCTCATGCCAGGATCTTATGTTCAAAGG GGTGATCAAGCATCAATTATCGGTGGGGCGATCGAGTTTGTGAGAGAGTTAGAGCAACTCTTGCAATGTCTAGAGTCACAAAAAAGACGAAGACTCTACGGTGACACTCCAAGAGTGGTAGGAGATTCTTCTTCAGCTCTTCTACCAGTGATGCAGCAAAGTCCGCCAGTGGCAATGTTTTACACGCCACCAGATGATCAGATGAAGGAGGATACGGCGGAATGCAAGTCGGATGTGGCTGATGTTGAAGTGAGATTACTAGGGTTTGATGCAATGATCAAGATTTTGTGTAGTAGAAGACCTGGTCAGCTTATTAAAACCATTGCTGCCCTTGAAGATTTACAATTTGATATCCTTCATACCAACGTTACAACCATTGAACAAACTGTGCTCTATTCATTCAATGTTAAG GTTGCTAGTGAAGCCAGGTCTTCTGCTGAAGAGATAGCGAATTCGGTACAACAAATTATTGGTTTTGTGCACGCAATTACAACTACTTGA